Proteins encoded together in one Quercus lobata isolate SW786 chromosome 3, ValleyOak3.0 Primary Assembly, whole genome shotgun sequence window:
- the LOC115982916 gene encoding uncharacterized protein LOC115982916 isoform X1, with product MASTPVEVQKVLHMMFAFYCKSRGILRDSSYHGKKKFLIYGTSSGVHNSSWKPSQKHLYTVNINAAVQRYRANLGKKLGGTGFVVRDQDYFPICCGSSWTINDNEEVLDLDVKAAYRWGKLIIDRYKLNDFNIQMDSNYIPAKLSRNKKYKETKVDQTLKMIRSKMLEEKDCNIEFEWISSHINTVADSFAKLGCDIHFAKENGGDLTRVLPSHEFYDLTDYPKWSGDDEYGFSEFFDESTYVTWDGETGYPAGFKEVLFNSFRNKIIIPTDTSGDATTITFPEFNIADPIGKQILGNIDVLASLITNKEISRLIIQFWCKEEDNPREEVLVDVNHLHKEKEKNPVNDLYNLLESFQIQKEKTTAMPFTEGVLKLYAQYTKSTDKINSDIKHSVLSPIVEFHRRWKYFGSVAYQITITTQLPESEDDLHRFEAYKEKLHDLPIVGDQDSRYVTHINTIGSLKSVTSTAPAFFGIKVTKTAFELFSKTQLVWNSEKKCMISPLTTDQQAWKKAKEKPSGPGALSPSMFRRA from the exons GTTCAAAAAGTTTTGCATATGATGTTTGCGTTCTACTGCAAATCAAGAGGAATCTTGAGAGATTCTTCTtatcatggaaaaaaaaagtttttaatttatg GTACCTCAAGTGGTGTCCATAATTCATCATGGAAACCAAGTCAAAAGCACCTATATACAGTAAATATAAATGCTGCAGTGCAGAGGTACCGAGcaaacttgggaaaaaaattggGCGGCACGGGATTTGTAGTCCGTGATCAGGATTACTTCCCAATTTGTTGTGGGTCGTCATGGACTATCAATGACAATGAAGAAGTTCTTGACTTAGATGTGAAGGCTGCATATAGATGGGGAAAGTTGATTATTGATAGGTATAAATTAAATGACTTTAATATTCAAATGGATTCAAATTACATTCCTGCTAAACTCAGTCGGAATAAGAAATACAAAGAGACTAAAGTTGACCAAACTTTGAAGATGATTAGATCCAAGATGCTTGAGGAAAAGGATTGCAACATTGAGTTTGAGTGGATTAGTAGTCATATCAACACAGTGGCTGATTCTTTTGCAAAATTAGGATGTGACATCCACTTTGCAAAGGAAAATGGAGGTGACTTAACGAGAGTTCTACCTTCACATGAGTTTTATGATTTGACAGACTACCCTAAATGGAGTGGGGATGATGAATATGGATTTTCGGAGTTTTTTGATGAGTCAACGTATGTAACTTGGGATGGAGAAACCGGATATCCAGCTGGTTTTAAAGAAGTTTTGTTCAATAGTTTTAGGAACAAAATTATTATTCCAACTGATACATCGGGAGATGCTACTACCATCACATTTCCGGAATTCAATATTGCCGACCCAATTGGAAAACAAATTTTGGGAAACATTGATG TCTTGGCAAGCCTCATTACAAATAAGGAGATTTCGAGGTTGATAATTCAATTTTGGTGCAAGGAGGAAGATAATCCAAGAGAAGAAGTTTTag TGGATGTTAATCATCtacacaaagagaaagagaagaatcCAGTGAACGATTT gTACAACCTGTTGGAAAGCTTCCAGATCCAAAAGGAGAAAACTACTGCTATGCCTTTTACtgag GGTGTGCTTAAATTATATGCTCAGTATACGAAGAGCACAGACAAG ATAAATTCTGACATCAAACACTCAGTATTGAGCCCAATAGTTGAGTTTCATAGGAGGTGGAAGTATTTTGGTTCTGTCGCCTATCAAATCACg ATAACCACTCAGTTGCCAGAATCAGAGGATGACCTTCATCGGTTTGAAGCATACAAAGAGAAGTTACATGACCTACCTATTGTGGGTGATCAAGACAGTAGATACGTCACTCATATAAACACAATAG GCAGCCTAAAATCTGTAACTTCGACAGCTCCTGCCTTTTTTGGAATCAAAGTCACAAAGACGGCATTTGAACTTTTCTCCAAAACACAATTGGTGTGGAATTCAGAGAAAAAGTGCATGATATCACCTTTAACCACAGACCAGCAAGCTTGGAAAAAGGCAAAAGAGAAACCATCAGGCCCAGGCGCTTTATCCCCATCCATGTTTCGGAGAGCCTGA
- the LOC115982916 gene encoding uncharacterized protein LOC115982916 isoform X2: protein MASTPVEVQKVLHMMFAFYCKSRGILRDSSYHGKKKFLIYGTSSGVHNSSWKPSQKHLYTVNINAAVQRYRANLGKKLGGTGFVVRDQDYFPICCGSSWTINDNEEVLDLDVKAAYRWGKLIIDRYKLNDFNIQMDSNYIPAKLSRNKKYKETKVDQTLKMIRSKMLEEKDCNIEFEWISSHINTVADSFAKLGCDIHFAKENGGDLTRVLPSHEFYDLTDYPKWSGDDEYGFSEFFDESTYVTWDGETGYPAGFKEVLFNSFRNKIIIPTDTSGDATTITFPEFNIADPIGKQILGNIDVLASLITNKEISRLIIQFWCKEEDNPREEVLVDVNHLHKEKEKNPVNDLYNLLESFQIQKEKTTAMPFTEGVLKLYAQYTKSTDKINSDIKHSVLSPIVEFHRRWKYFGSVAYQITITTQLPESEDDLHRFEAYKEKLHDLPIVGDQDSRYVTHINTIGWHI, encoded by the exons GTTCAAAAAGTTTTGCATATGATGTTTGCGTTCTACTGCAAATCAAGAGGAATCTTGAGAGATTCTTCTtatcatggaaaaaaaaagtttttaatttatg GTACCTCAAGTGGTGTCCATAATTCATCATGGAAACCAAGTCAAAAGCACCTATATACAGTAAATATAAATGCTGCAGTGCAGAGGTACCGAGcaaacttgggaaaaaaattggGCGGCACGGGATTTGTAGTCCGTGATCAGGATTACTTCCCAATTTGTTGTGGGTCGTCATGGACTATCAATGACAATGAAGAAGTTCTTGACTTAGATGTGAAGGCTGCATATAGATGGGGAAAGTTGATTATTGATAGGTATAAATTAAATGACTTTAATATTCAAATGGATTCAAATTACATTCCTGCTAAACTCAGTCGGAATAAGAAATACAAAGAGACTAAAGTTGACCAAACTTTGAAGATGATTAGATCCAAGATGCTTGAGGAAAAGGATTGCAACATTGAGTTTGAGTGGATTAGTAGTCATATCAACACAGTGGCTGATTCTTTTGCAAAATTAGGATGTGACATCCACTTTGCAAAGGAAAATGGAGGTGACTTAACGAGAGTTCTACCTTCACATGAGTTTTATGATTTGACAGACTACCCTAAATGGAGTGGGGATGATGAATATGGATTTTCGGAGTTTTTTGATGAGTCAACGTATGTAACTTGGGATGGAGAAACCGGATATCCAGCTGGTTTTAAAGAAGTTTTGTTCAATAGTTTTAGGAACAAAATTATTATTCCAACTGATACATCGGGAGATGCTACTACCATCACATTTCCGGAATTCAATATTGCCGACCCAATTGGAAAACAAATTTTGGGAAACATTGATG TCTTGGCAAGCCTCATTACAAATAAGGAGATTTCGAGGTTGATAATTCAATTTTGGTGCAAGGAGGAAGATAATCCAAGAGAAGAAGTTTTag TGGATGTTAATCATCtacacaaagagaaagagaagaatcCAGTGAACGATTT gTACAACCTGTTGGAAAGCTTCCAGATCCAAAAGGAGAAAACTACTGCTATGCCTTTTACtgag GGTGTGCTTAAATTATATGCTCAGTATACGAAGAGCACAGACAAG ATAAATTCTGACATCAAACACTCAGTATTGAGCCCAATAGTTGAGTTTCATAGGAGGTGGAAGTATTTTGGTTCTGTCGCCTATCAAATCACg ATAACCACTCAGTTGCCAGAATCAGAGGATGACCTTCATCGGTTTGAAGCATACAAAGAGAAGTTACATGACCTACCTATTGTGGGTGATCAAGACAGTAGATACGTCACTCATATAAACACAATAG GTTGGCATATTTAG